In one window of Pieris brassicae chromosome 10, ilPieBrab1.1, whole genome shotgun sequence DNA:
- the LOC123715632 gene encoding outer dense fiber protein 2-like isoform X3, with protein sequence MSTTVKSHKDKPHTAAPRLAPRPTAASAARAAKNATNRNLTAPSTRLSPVRTAIPKSGKTDSKTDIKVNRNREPENAPTVVQDIHEIVYEVAEINVVKEKNIPVVAFAEIHQNDIEDTTAVEDTMLQDDVQPAVIIETIDETQPQTPINSRPQTPLVSRPQTPKARPVTPRMSSRPSTPSQQRTNTPCSRPNTPQKATPRPKTPLKTTRPVTPTNEPRISNDSDIKSVYAAKQKQFHRLKKELDLKQQAVLEVFENLRSLHERLLNEGHLASGEGAPELVLCNVADWTEEEIHELCRQSTADGAVEVFNNSIPIDENFLTNAEYKAMNIPSCFAELCLQAFAARQELIDWVKRYIEKEEEPESDALDRIDAYNKRGLEMCEALRDLKARADDAVETITLLSKRACSERATLISVGESLIREVARLRQDMETRVTVINEVREPPADEETKKVLAETRRELEDEQAAKTAMKDKLVASEAQVRQQRMRISKMDRQLREAEASITALTSTVKSLEDQGRQREVQLEARARKWRDSVKTGEVTNTHLVQQRDALEAEVADLKDQMKSLTAQHKSSVQDLNNQLKELNLALEAERETTQREVGFKDALQEELNESRNTIEELQTKIDEYERNKPNPDLPTEREMDLWAELQATKDTLRMTEDEVIACKREKVRFLETMTKIADTENEMALQQKLAAELLSKEEIIGKMQTQLRDLTKNIKLHEQKVVQYEKYVRDLQAHNRALINSQDTSGGICYPELQQETMTLKMSLLDAVHRNEELSEMLAQKEQQLEQQDKTARTQARFLKIREELINVLKNKEMEQTRELSALQQDLDHRMKIVDGVNKQIAAKADEIQELFATLETKQQQIHRLEKIVLALEDQQRRAQVQRTRHETKIAALEHELAAGGNRKDRKFIFF encoded by the exons ATGTCAACGACAGTGAAATCACACAAAGATAAACCAC ATACGGCAGCTCCACGTCTTGCGCCGAGACCAACGGCCGCCTCGGCAGCTCGTGCTGCGAAAAATGCCACCAACAGGAACTTAACCGCACCATCCACACGCCTGTCACCG GTTAGGACTGCTATTCCGAAAAGTGGCAAGACTGACTCGAAGACTGATATTAAG GTGAACAGAAACCGTGAACCAGAGAATGCACCAACTGTA GTACAGGATATTCACGAAATAGTTTATGAAGTTGCGGAAATAAATGTCgtcaaagaaaaaaacattccCGTTGTGGCGTTTGCAGAAATCCACCAAAATGACATTGAAG ATACAACAGCTGTGGAAGATACTATGTTACAAGATGATGTTCAGCCAGCGGTCATAATTG aaacaataGACGAAACTCAACCGCAAACACCAATAAATAGCCGTCCACAAACGCCCTTAGTAAGCCGTCCGCAAACACCTAAAGCTCGCCCTGTTACTCCACGCATGTCAAGCAGACCATCAACTCCATCCCAACAAAGAACAAACACCCCTTGCAGTCGACCTAATACCCCCCAAAAGGCCACCCCTAGACCGAAAACTCCCTTAAAGACCACTCGCCCTGTTACTCCAACGAATGAACCAAGAATATCAAATGACAGTGATATTAAAAGCGTGTATGCTGCAAAGCAAAAGCAGTTTCATCGGCTGAAGAAGGAGCTTGATCTGAAGCAG CAAGCAGTATTAGAGGTGTTTGAGAATCTACGCAGTTTACACGAACGATTGCTAAACGAGGGTCATCTAGCTAGTGGGGAAGGTGCACCAGAACTCGTACTATGTAATGTTGCTGATTGGACAGAAGAAGAAATCCATGAGCTGTGTAGACAGAGTACAGCAGATGGTGCTGTGGAAGTGTTTAACAATAGCATTCCTATAG ATGAAAACTTTCTCACCAATGCTGAATATAAGGCGATGAATATCCCATCCTGTTTCGCGGAGCTATGTCTTCAAGCCTTTGCCGCCCGCCAAGAGCTAATTGACTGGGTAAAAAGATACATAGAGAAAGAG GAGGAGCCAGAAAGTGATGCATTAGATCGAATCGATGCCTACAACAAAAGGGGTTTGGAAATGTGCGAGGCTCTACGTGATTTAAAAGCGCGAGCTGACGATGCCGTGGAAACTATAACGTTACTATCAAA ACGCGCTTGCTCAGAAAGAGCCACCTTAATATCTGTTGGAGAGTCTTTGATACGAGAAGTAGCACGTTTGCGTCAAGACATGGAAACGAGGGTGACAGTTATAAATGAAGTCCGCGAACCTCCTGCTGACGAAGAAACCAAAAAAGTGTTGGCg GAAACACGCCGCGAATTAGAAGATGAACAAGCAGCCAAAACGGCCATGAAGGATAAACTCGTGGCCAGCGAGGCTCAAGTGAGACAGCAGCGGATGCGCATATCTAAGATGGATAGGCAGCTTCGTGAAGCCGAGGCCAGCATCACTGCTCTCACCAGTACGGTGAAAAGTTTGGAGGACCAG GGACGTCAGCGTGAAGTGCAACTAGAAGCGAGAGCACGGAAATGGAGGGATTCCGTTAAAACTGGCGAAGTTACAAACACACATTTGGTGCAGCAACGTGATGCCTTGGAAGCTGA AGTTGCCGACTTAAAAGACCAAATGAAGAGTTTGACTGCGCAGCATAAATCATCTGTTCAAGACCTCAACAACCAACTAAAAGAACTTAATCTAGCATTGGAAGCAGAACGCGAAACGACACAACGAGAAGTAGGCTTTAAGGATGCTCTTCAAGAAGAACTCAATGAGAGTCGTAATACTATTGAAGAGCTCCAGACGAAAATTGATGAATATGAACGGAATAAGCCAAACCctg ATCTTCCAACGGAAAGGGAAATGGATTTGTGGGCTGAGCTTCAAGCTACGAAAGATACTTTGCGCATGACTGAAGACGAAGTCATAGCATGTAAACGGGAAAAAGTTCGCTTCCTGGAGACTATGACCAAAATagca GACACGGAGAACGAAATGGCCTTGCAGCAAAAGTTGGCAGCCGAATTATTGAGTAAAGAGGAAATTATTGGTAAAATGCAAACCCAGCTTCGTGATCTAACGAAGAATATAAAGCTCCA TGAGCAGAAAGTTGTGCAATACGAAAAGTACGTCCGCGATTTACAAGCTCACAATCGCGCCTTAATAAATAGCCAAGATACATCTGGTGGCATTTGTTATCCGGAGCTTCAACAAGAG ACTATGACCCTAAAAATGAGTCTTCTGGACGCTGTGCATCGTAACGAAGAGCTTTCAGAAATGTTAGCGCAAAAGGAACAACAACTTGAACAGCAAGACAAAACAGCTCGTACACAGGCAAGATTCCTCAAG ATTCGTGAAGAATTGATTAACGTGCTCAAGAACAAAGAAATGGAGCAAACTCGCGAGCTGTCCGCATTGCAACAAGATTTAGATCACCGAATGAAAATTGTAGATGGA GTAAACAAGCAAATCGCAGCCAAAGCTGATGAGATTCAAGAGTTGTTTGCCACATTAGAAACGAAACAACAACAGATCCATCGGCTGGAAAAGATTGTCCTCGCTTTGGAGGATCAGCAGCGGCGGGCGCAAGTGCAGAGAACGCGCCACGAGACGAAAATTGCTGCCCTGGAACATGAACTCGCTGCTGGCGGCAATCGGAAAGACAG GAAATTCATCTTCTTTTGA
- the LOC123715632 gene encoding outer dense fiber protein 2-like isoform X5, translated as MSTTVKSHKDKPHTAAPRLAPRPTAASAARAAKNATNRNLTAPSTRLSPVRSPPSPTSSRVRTAIPKSGKTDSKTDIKVNRNREPENAPTVVQDIHEIVYEVAEINVVKEKNIPVVAFAEIHQNDIEDTTAVEDTMLQDDVQPAVIIETIDETQPQTPINSRPQTPLVSRPQTPKARPVTPRMSSRPSTPSQQRTNTPCSRPNTPQKATPRPKTPLKTTRPVTPTNEPRISNDSDIKSVYAAKQKQFHRLKKELDLKQQAVLEVFENLRSLHERLLNEGHLASGEGAPELVLCNVADWTEEEIHELCRQSTADGAVEVFNNSIPIDENFLTNAEYKAMNIPSCFAELCLQAFAARQELIDWVKRYIEKEEEPESDALDRIDAYNKRGLEMCEALRDLKARADDAVETITLLSKRACSERATLISVGESLIREVARLRQDMETRVTVINEVREPPADEETKKVLAETRRELEDEQAAKTAMKDKLVASEAQVRQQRMRISKMDRQLREAEASITALTSTVKSLEDQGRQREVQLEARARKWRDSVKTGEVTNTHLVQQRDALEAEVADLKDQMKSLTAQHKSSVQDLNNQLKELNLALEAERETTQREVGFKDALQEELNESRNTIEELQTKIDEYERNKPNPDLPTEREMDLWAELQATKDTLRMTEDEVIACKREKVRFLETMTKIADTENEMALQQKLAAELLSKEEIIGKMQTQLRDLTKNIKLHEQKVVQYEKYVRDLQAHNRALINSQDTSGGICYPELQQETMTLKMSLLDAVHRNEELSEMLAQKEQQLEQQDKTARTQVNKQIAAKADEIQELFATLETKQQQIHRLEKIVLALEDQQRRAQVQRTRHETKIAALEHELAAGGNRKDRKFIFF; from the exons ATGTCAACGACAGTGAAATCACACAAAGATAAACCAC ATACGGCAGCTCCACGTCTTGCGCCGAGACCAACGGCCGCCTCGGCAGCTCGTGCTGCGAAAAATGCCACCAACAGGAACTTAACCGCACCATCCACACGCCTGTCACCGGTTAGATCCCCTCCGTCACCAACTTCATCTCGG GTTAGGACTGCTATTCCGAAAAGTGGCAAGACTGACTCGAAGACTGATATTAAG GTGAACAGAAACCGTGAACCAGAGAATGCACCAACTGTA GTACAGGATATTCACGAAATAGTTTATGAAGTTGCGGAAATAAATGTCgtcaaagaaaaaaacattccCGTTGTGGCGTTTGCAGAAATCCACCAAAATGACATTGAAG ATACAACAGCTGTGGAAGATACTATGTTACAAGATGATGTTCAGCCAGCGGTCATAATTG aaacaataGACGAAACTCAACCGCAAACACCAATAAATAGCCGTCCACAAACGCCCTTAGTAAGCCGTCCGCAAACACCTAAAGCTCGCCCTGTTACTCCACGCATGTCAAGCAGACCATCAACTCCATCCCAACAAAGAACAAACACCCCTTGCAGTCGACCTAATACCCCCCAAAAGGCCACCCCTAGACCGAAAACTCCCTTAAAGACCACTCGCCCTGTTACTCCAACGAATGAACCAAGAATATCAAATGACAGTGATATTAAAAGCGTGTATGCTGCAAAGCAAAAGCAGTTTCATCGGCTGAAGAAGGAGCTTGATCTGAAGCAG CAAGCAGTATTAGAGGTGTTTGAGAATCTACGCAGTTTACACGAACGATTGCTAAACGAGGGTCATCTAGCTAGTGGGGAAGGTGCACCAGAACTCGTACTATGTAATGTTGCTGATTGGACAGAAGAAGAAATCCATGAGCTGTGTAGACAGAGTACAGCAGATGGTGCTGTGGAAGTGTTTAACAATAGCATTCCTATAG ATGAAAACTTTCTCACCAATGCTGAATATAAGGCGATGAATATCCCATCCTGTTTCGCGGAGCTATGTCTTCAAGCCTTTGCCGCCCGCCAAGAGCTAATTGACTGGGTAAAAAGATACATAGAGAAAGAG GAGGAGCCAGAAAGTGATGCATTAGATCGAATCGATGCCTACAACAAAAGGGGTTTGGAAATGTGCGAGGCTCTACGTGATTTAAAAGCGCGAGCTGACGATGCCGTGGAAACTATAACGTTACTATCAAA ACGCGCTTGCTCAGAAAGAGCCACCTTAATATCTGTTGGAGAGTCTTTGATACGAGAAGTAGCACGTTTGCGTCAAGACATGGAAACGAGGGTGACAGTTATAAATGAAGTCCGCGAACCTCCTGCTGACGAAGAAACCAAAAAAGTGTTGGCg GAAACACGCCGCGAATTAGAAGATGAACAAGCAGCCAAAACGGCCATGAAGGATAAACTCGTGGCCAGCGAGGCTCAAGTGAGACAGCAGCGGATGCGCATATCTAAGATGGATAGGCAGCTTCGTGAAGCCGAGGCCAGCATCACTGCTCTCACCAGTACGGTGAAAAGTTTGGAGGACCAG GGACGTCAGCGTGAAGTGCAACTAGAAGCGAGAGCACGGAAATGGAGGGATTCCGTTAAAACTGGCGAAGTTACAAACACACATTTGGTGCAGCAACGTGATGCCTTGGAAGCTGA AGTTGCCGACTTAAAAGACCAAATGAAGAGTTTGACTGCGCAGCATAAATCATCTGTTCAAGACCTCAACAACCAACTAAAAGAACTTAATCTAGCATTGGAAGCAGAACGCGAAACGACACAACGAGAAGTAGGCTTTAAGGATGCTCTTCAAGAAGAACTCAATGAGAGTCGTAATACTATTGAAGAGCTCCAGACGAAAATTGATGAATATGAACGGAATAAGCCAAACCctg ATCTTCCAACGGAAAGGGAAATGGATTTGTGGGCTGAGCTTCAAGCTACGAAAGATACTTTGCGCATGACTGAAGACGAAGTCATAGCATGTAAACGGGAAAAAGTTCGCTTCCTGGAGACTATGACCAAAATagca GACACGGAGAACGAAATGGCCTTGCAGCAAAAGTTGGCAGCCGAATTATTGAGTAAAGAGGAAATTATTGGTAAAATGCAAACCCAGCTTCGTGATCTAACGAAGAATATAAAGCTCCA TGAGCAGAAAGTTGTGCAATACGAAAAGTACGTCCGCGATTTACAAGCTCACAATCGCGCCTTAATAAATAGCCAAGATACATCTGGTGGCATTTGTTATCCGGAGCTTCAACAAGAG ACTATGACCCTAAAAATGAGTCTTCTGGACGCTGTGCATCGTAACGAAGAGCTTTCAGAAATGTTAGCGCAAAAGGAACAACAACTTGAACAGCAAGACAAAACAGCTCGTACACAG GTAAACAAGCAAATCGCAGCCAAAGCTGATGAGATTCAAGAGTTGTTTGCCACATTAGAAACGAAACAACAACAGATCCATCGGCTGGAAAAGATTGTCCTCGCTTTGGAGGATCAGCAGCGGCGGGCGCAAGTGCAGAGAACGCGCCACGAGACGAAAATTGCTGCCCTGGAACATGAACTCGCTGCTGGCGGCAATCGGAAAGACAG GAAATTCATCTTCTTTTGA
- the LOC123715632 gene encoding ribosome-binding protein 1-like isoform X2, with the protein MSTTVKSHKDKPHTAAPRLAPRPTAASAARAAKNATNRNLTAPSTRLSPVRSPPSPTSSRVRTAIPKSGKTDSKTDIKVNRNREPENAPTVVQDIHEIVYEVAEINVVKEKNIPVVAFAEIHQNDIEDTTAVEDTMLQDDVQPAVIIETIDETQPQTPINSRPQTPLVSRPQTPKARPVTPRMSSRPSTPSQQRTNTPCSRPNTPQKATPRPKTPLKTTRPVTPTNEPRISNDSDIKSVYAAKQKQFHRLKKELDLKQQAVLEVFENLRSLHERLLNEGHLASGEGAPELVLCNVADWTEEEIHELCRQSTADGAVEVFNNSIPIDENFLTNAEYKAMNIPSCFAELCLQAFAARQELIDWVKRYIEKEEEPESDALDRIDAYNKRGLEMCEALRDLKARADDAVETITLLSKRACSERATLISVGESLIREVARLRQDMETRVTVINEVREPPADEETKKVLAETRRELEDEQAAKTAMKDKLVASEAQVRQQRMRISKMDRQLREAEASITALTSTVKSLEDQGRQREVQLEARARKWRDSVKTGEVTNTHLVQQRDALEAEVADLKDQMKSLTAQHKSSVQDLNNQLKELNLALEAERETTQREVGFKDALQEELNESRNTIEELQTKIDEYERNKPNPDLPTEREMDLWAELQATKDTLRMTEDEVIACKREKVRFLETMTKIADTENEMALQQKLAAELLSKEEIIGKMQTQLRDLTKNIKLHEQKVVQYEKYVRDLQAHNRALINSQDTSGGICYPELQQETMTLKMSLLDAVHRNEELSEMLAQKEQQLEQQDKTARTQIREELINVLKNKEMEQTRELSALQQDLDHRMKIVDGVNKQIAAKADEIQELFATLETKQQQIHRLEKIVLALEDQQRRAQVQRTRHETKIAALEHELAAGGNRKDRKFIFF; encoded by the exons ATGTCAACGACAGTGAAATCACACAAAGATAAACCAC ATACGGCAGCTCCACGTCTTGCGCCGAGACCAACGGCCGCCTCGGCAGCTCGTGCTGCGAAAAATGCCACCAACAGGAACTTAACCGCACCATCCACACGCCTGTCACCGGTTAGATCCCCTCCGTCACCAACTTCATCTCGG GTTAGGACTGCTATTCCGAAAAGTGGCAAGACTGACTCGAAGACTGATATTAAG GTGAACAGAAACCGTGAACCAGAGAATGCACCAACTGTA GTACAGGATATTCACGAAATAGTTTATGAAGTTGCGGAAATAAATGTCgtcaaagaaaaaaacattccCGTTGTGGCGTTTGCAGAAATCCACCAAAATGACATTGAAG ATACAACAGCTGTGGAAGATACTATGTTACAAGATGATGTTCAGCCAGCGGTCATAATTG aaacaataGACGAAACTCAACCGCAAACACCAATAAATAGCCGTCCACAAACGCCCTTAGTAAGCCGTCCGCAAACACCTAAAGCTCGCCCTGTTACTCCACGCATGTCAAGCAGACCATCAACTCCATCCCAACAAAGAACAAACACCCCTTGCAGTCGACCTAATACCCCCCAAAAGGCCACCCCTAGACCGAAAACTCCCTTAAAGACCACTCGCCCTGTTACTCCAACGAATGAACCAAGAATATCAAATGACAGTGATATTAAAAGCGTGTATGCTGCAAAGCAAAAGCAGTTTCATCGGCTGAAGAAGGAGCTTGATCTGAAGCAG CAAGCAGTATTAGAGGTGTTTGAGAATCTACGCAGTTTACACGAACGATTGCTAAACGAGGGTCATCTAGCTAGTGGGGAAGGTGCACCAGAACTCGTACTATGTAATGTTGCTGATTGGACAGAAGAAGAAATCCATGAGCTGTGTAGACAGAGTACAGCAGATGGTGCTGTGGAAGTGTTTAACAATAGCATTCCTATAG ATGAAAACTTTCTCACCAATGCTGAATATAAGGCGATGAATATCCCATCCTGTTTCGCGGAGCTATGTCTTCAAGCCTTTGCCGCCCGCCAAGAGCTAATTGACTGGGTAAAAAGATACATAGAGAAAGAG GAGGAGCCAGAAAGTGATGCATTAGATCGAATCGATGCCTACAACAAAAGGGGTTTGGAAATGTGCGAGGCTCTACGTGATTTAAAAGCGCGAGCTGACGATGCCGTGGAAACTATAACGTTACTATCAAA ACGCGCTTGCTCAGAAAGAGCCACCTTAATATCTGTTGGAGAGTCTTTGATACGAGAAGTAGCACGTTTGCGTCAAGACATGGAAACGAGGGTGACAGTTATAAATGAAGTCCGCGAACCTCCTGCTGACGAAGAAACCAAAAAAGTGTTGGCg GAAACACGCCGCGAATTAGAAGATGAACAAGCAGCCAAAACGGCCATGAAGGATAAACTCGTGGCCAGCGAGGCTCAAGTGAGACAGCAGCGGATGCGCATATCTAAGATGGATAGGCAGCTTCGTGAAGCCGAGGCCAGCATCACTGCTCTCACCAGTACGGTGAAAAGTTTGGAGGACCAG GGACGTCAGCGTGAAGTGCAACTAGAAGCGAGAGCACGGAAATGGAGGGATTCCGTTAAAACTGGCGAAGTTACAAACACACATTTGGTGCAGCAACGTGATGCCTTGGAAGCTGA AGTTGCCGACTTAAAAGACCAAATGAAGAGTTTGACTGCGCAGCATAAATCATCTGTTCAAGACCTCAACAACCAACTAAAAGAACTTAATCTAGCATTGGAAGCAGAACGCGAAACGACACAACGAGAAGTAGGCTTTAAGGATGCTCTTCAAGAAGAACTCAATGAGAGTCGTAATACTATTGAAGAGCTCCAGACGAAAATTGATGAATATGAACGGAATAAGCCAAACCctg ATCTTCCAACGGAAAGGGAAATGGATTTGTGGGCTGAGCTTCAAGCTACGAAAGATACTTTGCGCATGACTGAAGACGAAGTCATAGCATGTAAACGGGAAAAAGTTCGCTTCCTGGAGACTATGACCAAAATagca GACACGGAGAACGAAATGGCCTTGCAGCAAAAGTTGGCAGCCGAATTATTGAGTAAAGAGGAAATTATTGGTAAAATGCAAACCCAGCTTCGTGATCTAACGAAGAATATAAAGCTCCA TGAGCAGAAAGTTGTGCAATACGAAAAGTACGTCCGCGATTTACAAGCTCACAATCGCGCCTTAATAAATAGCCAAGATACATCTGGTGGCATTTGTTATCCGGAGCTTCAACAAGAG ACTATGACCCTAAAAATGAGTCTTCTGGACGCTGTGCATCGTAACGAAGAGCTTTCAGAAATGTTAGCGCAAAAGGAACAACAACTTGAACAGCAAGACAAAACAGCTCGTACACAG ATTCGTGAAGAATTGATTAACGTGCTCAAGAACAAAGAAATGGAGCAAACTCGCGAGCTGTCCGCATTGCAACAAGATTTAGATCACCGAATGAAAATTGTAGATGGA GTAAACAAGCAAATCGCAGCCAAAGCTGATGAGATTCAAGAGTTGTTTGCCACATTAGAAACGAAACAACAACAGATCCATCGGCTGGAAAAGATTGTCCTCGCTTTGGAGGATCAGCAGCGGCGGGCGCAAGTGCAGAGAACGCGCCACGAGACGAAAATTGCTGCCCTGGAACATGAACTCGCTGCTGGCGGCAATCGGAAAGACAG GAAATTCATCTTCTTTTGA
- the LOC123715632 gene encoding ribosome-binding protein 1-like isoform X4 has protein sequence MSTTVKSHKDKPHTAAPRLAPRPTAASAARAAKNATNRNLTAPSTRLSPVRSPPSPTSSRVRTAIPKSGKTDSKTDIKVNRNREPENAPTVVQDIHEIVYEVAEINVVKEKNIPVVAFAEIHQNDIEDTTAVEDTMLQDDVQPAVIIETIDETQPQTPINSRPQTPLVSRPQTPKARPVTPRMSSRPSTPSQQRTNTPCSRPNTPQKATPRPKTPLKTTRPVTPTNEPRISNDSDIKSVYAAKQKQFHRLKKELDLKQQAVLEVFENLRSLHERLLNEGHLASGEGAPELVLCNVADWTEEEIHELCRQSTADGAVEVFNNSIPIDENFLTNAEYKAMNIPSCFAELCLQAFAARQELIDWVKRYIEKEEEPESDALDRIDAYNKRGLEMCEALRDLKARADDAVETITLLSKRACSERATLISVGESLIREVARLRQDMETRVTVINEVREPPADEETKKVLAETRRELEDEQAAKTAMKDKLVASEAQVRQQRMRISKMDRQLREAEASITALTSTVKSLEDQGRQREVQLEARARKWRDSVKTGEVTNTHLVQQRDALEAEVADLKDQMKSLTAQHKSSVQDLNNQLKELNLALEAERETTQREVGFKDALQEELNESRNTIEELQTKIDEYERNKPNPDLPTEREMDLWAELQATKDTLRMTEDEVIACKREKVRFLETMTKIADTENEMALQQKLAAELLSKEEIIGKMQTQLRDLTKNIKLHEQKVVQYEKYVRDLQAHNRALINSQDTSGGICYPELQQETMTLKMSLLDAVHRNEELSEMLAQKEQQLEQQDKTARTQARFLKVNKQIAAKADEIQELFATLETKQQQIHRLEKIVLALEDQQRRAQVQRTRHETKIAALEHELAAGGNRKDRKFIFF, from the exons ATGTCAACGACAGTGAAATCACACAAAGATAAACCAC ATACGGCAGCTCCACGTCTTGCGCCGAGACCAACGGCCGCCTCGGCAGCTCGTGCTGCGAAAAATGCCACCAACAGGAACTTAACCGCACCATCCACACGCCTGTCACCGGTTAGATCCCCTCCGTCACCAACTTCATCTCGG GTTAGGACTGCTATTCCGAAAAGTGGCAAGACTGACTCGAAGACTGATATTAAG GTGAACAGAAACCGTGAACCAGAGAATGCACCAACTGTA GTACAGGATATTCACGAAATAGTTTATGAAGTTGCGGAAATAAATGTCgtcaaagaaaaaaacattccCGTTGTGGCGTTTGCAGAAATCCACCAAAATGACATTGAAG ATACAACAGCTGTGGAAGATACTATGTTACAAGATGATGTTCAGCCAGCGGTCATAATTG aaacaataGACGAAACTCAACCGCAAACACCAATAAATAGCCGTCCACAAACGCCCTTAGTAAGCCGTCCGCAAACACCTAAAGCTCGCCCTGTTACTCCACGCATGTCAAGCAGACCATCAACTCCATCCCAACAAAGAACAAACACCCCTTGCAGTCGACCTAATACCCCCCAAAAGGCCACCCCTAGACCGAAAACTCCCTTAAAGACCACTCGCCCTGTTACTCCAACGAATGAACCAAGAATATCAAATGACAGTGATATTAAAAGCGTGTATGCTGCAAAGCAAAAGCAGTTTCATCGGCTGAAGAAGGAGCTTGATCTGAAGCAG CAAGCAGTATTAGAGGTGTTTGAGAATCTACGCAGTTTACACGAACGATTGCTAAACGAGGGTCATCTAGCTAGTGGGGAAGGTGCACCAGAACTCGTACTATGTAATGTTGCTGATTGGACAGAAGAAGAAATCCATGAGCTGTGTAGACAGAGTACAGCAGATGGTGCTGTGGAAGTGTTTAACAATAGCATTCCTATAG ATGAAAACTTTCTCACCAATGCTGAATATAAGGCGATGAATATCCCATCCTGTTTCGCGGAGCTATGTCTTCAAGCCTTTGCCGCCCGCCAAGAGCTAATTGACTGGGTAAAAAGATACATAGAGAAAGAG GAGGAGCCAGAAAGTGATGCATTAGATCGAATCGATGCCTACAACAAAAGGGGTTTGGAAATGTGCGAGGCTCTACGTGATTTAAAAGCGCGAGCTGACGATGCCGTGGAAACTATAACGTTACTATCAAA ACGCGCTTGCTCAGAAAGAGCCACCTTAATATCTGTTGGAGAGTCTTTGATACGAGAAGTAGCACGTTTGCGTCAAGACATGGAAACGAGGGTGACAGTTATAAATGAAGTCCGCGAACCTCCTGCTGACGAAGAAACCAAAAAAGTGTTGGCg GAAACACGCCGCGAATTAGAAGATGAACAAGCAGCCAAAACGGCCATGAAGGATAAACTCGTGGCCAGCGAGGCTCAAGTGAGACAGCAGCGGATGCGCATATCTAAGATGGATAGGCAGCTTCGTGAAGCCGAGGCCAGCATCACTGCTCTCACCAGTACGGTGAAAAGTTTGGAGGACCAG GGACGTCAGCGTGAAGTGCAACTAGAAGCGAGAGCACGGAAATGGAGGGATTCCGTTAAAACTGGCGAAGTTACAAACACACATTTGGTGCAGCAACGTGATGCCTTGGAAGCTGA AGTTGCCGACTTAAAAGACCAAATGAAGAGTTTGACTGCGCAGCATAAATCATCTGTTCAAGACCTCAACAACCAACTAAAAGAACTTAATCTAGCATTGGAAGCAGAACGCGAAACGACACAACGAGAAGTAGGCTTTAAGGATGCTCTTCAAGAAGAACTCAATGAGAGTCGTAATACTATTGAAGAGCTCCAGACGAAAATTGATGAATATGAACGGAATAAGCCAAACCctg ATCTTCCAACGGAAAGGGAAATGGATTTGTGGGCTGAGCTTCAAGCTACGAAAGATACTTTGCGCATGACTGAAGACGAAGTCATAGCATGTAAACGGGAAAAAGTTCGCTTCCTGGAGACTATGACCAAAATagca GACACGGAGAACGAAATGGCCTTGCAGCAAAAGTTGGCAGCCGAATTATTGAGTAAAGAGGAAATTATTGGTAAAATGCAAACCCAGCTTCGTGATCTAACGAAGAATATAAAGCTCCA TGAGCAGAAAGTTGTGCAATACGAAAAGTACGTCCGCGATTTACAAGCTCACAATCGCGCCTTAATAAATAGCCAAGATACATCTGGTGGCATTTGTTATCCGGAGCTTCAACAAGAG ACTATGACCCTAAAAATGAGTCTTCTGGACGCTGTGCATCGTAACGAAGAGCTTTCAGAAATGTTAGCGCAAAAGGAACAACAACTTGAACAGCAAGACAAAACAGCTCGTACACAGGCAAGATTCCTCAAG GTAAACAAGCAAATCGCAGCCAAAGCTGATGAGATTCAAGAGTTGTTTGCCACATTAGAAACGAAACAACAACAGATCCATCGGCTGGAAAAGATTGTCCTCGCTTTGGAGGATCAGCAGCGGCGGGCGCAAGTGCAGAGAACGCGCCACGAGACGAAAATTGCTGCCCTGGAACATGAACTCGCTGCTGGCGGCAATCGGAAAGACAG GAAATTCATCTTCTTTTGA